Proteins found in one Triticum urartu cultivar G1812 chromosome 4, Tu2.1, whole genome shotgun sequence genomic segment:
- the LOC125551192 gene encoding 2-carboxy-D-arabinitol-1-phosphatase has protein sequence MLLLAPTPPPSPATAHRRPGGSAASCIRCSSVRELDRSPSRPPLPALAEAKRVVLVRHGQSTWNADGRIQGSSDFSVLTPKGESQAETSRLMLLADSFDACFTSPLARSRRTAEIIWDSRDKDLIPDYDLREIDLYSFQGLLKHEGKEKYGALFQQWQKSPSDCSIDGHYPVRELWDRAQGCWERILTHEGKSVLVVAHNAVNQALVATSLGLGTEYFRTLLQSNCGASVLDFTPQPGGRPPNVCLNRLNQTPNSPISAESSAGRKSSKRIILVCQGATQSSSEGSLGGVGYAPLNMLGVIQAQKTAELLLDLKVNSIICSPQVAAVDTATAICEVQEAADCLGADCVPRYVEMKNLLGLEIDDAFLTKQKSLEQIVQSGWMGGMEHQKLKTLWAQSEDAWQALVNELPEDDGAESDQVVVAIGHPAIHLGLLCRCLNLTMDYMPSFHLDDGSISVIDFPDGPKGGGIVRCTNYTAHLGRWSLPITKSTENNDEF, from the exons ATGCTCCTCCTCGCTCCcaccccgccgccgtcgccggccacCGCTCACCGGCGACCGGGTGGCAGCGCTGCCTCGTGCATCCGCTGCTCGAGCGTGCGAGAGCTTGATAGGTCCCCGAGCCGCCCGCCGCTGCCGGCGCTGGCGGAGGCAAAGCGGGTGGTGCTGGTGCGGCACGGGCAGAGCACCTGGAACGCGGACGGACGCATCCAGGGGAGCTCCGACTTCTCCGTGCTCACGCCCAAGGGGGAGTCCCAGGCCGAGACATCCCGCCTCATGCTCCTCGCCGACTCCTTCGACGCCTGCTTCACCAGCCCGCTCGCCCGGTCCCGCCGCACCGCGGAGATCATCTGGGACAGCCGCGATAAGGACCTCATCCCGGACTACGACCTCCGCGAGATCGACCTCTATTCCTTCCAG GGGCTCTTGAAGCATGAAGGGAAGGAGAAGTACGGGGCTCTGTTCCAGCAGTGGCAGAAGAGTCCATCAGACTGCAGCATCGATGGGCACTACCCAGTGCGGGAGCTCTGGGACCGAGCCCAGGGCTGCTGGGAGAGGATCCTGACACACGAGGGCAAGTCCGTGCTTGTGGTTGCGCACAATGCAGTTAACCAAGCGCTCGTCGCCACATCCCTGG GACTTGGCACGGAGTACTTTCGGACTCTGCTCCAAAGCAACTGTGGCGCTAGTGTGCTGGATTTCACCCCACAGCCCGGTGGACGCCCTCCAAATGTGTGCCTTAACCGCTTAAATCAG ACCCCGAACTCTCCTATTTCTGCCGAAAGTTCTGCAGGTAGAAAGTCAAGCAAGCGGATCATTCTAGTTTGTCAAGGGGCTACACAGAGCAGTTCTGAG GGTAGTTTAGGCGGAGTGGGTTATGCACCGCTGAACATGCTGGGTGTTATACAG GCTCAGAAGACCGCGGAACTGCTTCTAGATCTGAAGGTGAACAGTATTATCTGTAGCCCACAAGTCGCAGCTGTTGATACCGCAACTGCCATATGTGAG GTCCAAGAGGCTGCTGATTGCTTAGGTGCTGACTGTGTGCCTCGTTACGTTGAAATGAAGAATTTGCTCGGACTCGAAATTGATGATGCCTTTCTAACAAAGCAAAAG AGCCTTGAACAGATAGTTCAGTCTGGTTGGATGGGCGGCATGGAACACCAAAAGCTAAAGACATTGTGGGCTCAGTCAGAGGATGCATGGCAAGCTTTGGTAAACGAATTGCCAGAGGATGATGGTGCTGAGTCAGACCAAGTCGTTGTCGCCATCGGCCATCCTGCCATCCACCTAGGACTGCTCTGCAGGTGTCTGAACCTAACAATGGATTACATGCCATCTTTTCATCTGGACGACGGCAGCATCAGCGTGATCGATTTTCCGGATGGGCCGAAAGGAGGAGGTATCGTCAGATGCACGAATTACACGGCCCATTTGGGCAGATGGTCGTTACCCATCACAAAATCAACAGAAAACAATGATGAATTCTGA
- the LOC125551190 gene encoding probable ATP-dependent RNA helicase ddx5 isoform X1, with translation MPKGDDALARKRGKVRRKRMRSSENAVSTRVAAIIASKRRRKTGKRRGCEGMCFSLPCPEDPFNERHGKKRKAEDAADTNDDHDKKKSKGSKKQERATGPNAIPVRKKETGEDRLEYDRPSKFLVVCLNAIRDGAGASEEDGGGIHDTASWGMELWKSCAASPPSDVLDTSYQYATREQTAWLVSTACDIVARKEKLGVVVSCPFLLYLVPSQEKAVQARSICKPLKSLGIHSVSLHPGASIEHQISGLKSCEPEFLISTPERLLELVSLKAIDISNVSMLVIDGLKDFMDLNIIKELCSIRGTISSDAQVTIFSGQCDQSAATVARNLLHGRITKLSTNDSVTSRSAFVAQHVHFCTKGEKTSKVKEILENVLENHASKTAKVLLVAANDNEAQKLSSSLKLEILTVNDGSQGSTFTVCSSMGLINVLVKGCESLATSGVEEFEIVLVADLPASFDDYVEILTRIARHTVAGEVHVIVSKTDAAHAKPLADVLANSGQAVPKLLRQLIDQNHS, from the exons ATGCCAAAGGGCGACGACGCGCTCGCGCGGAAGCGCGGGAAGGTGCGCCGCAAGCGGATGCGCAGCAGCGAGAACGCCGTCTCCACGCGCGTCGCCGCCATCATCGCCTCCAAGCGCCGCCGCAAGACCGGCAAGCGCCGCGGCTGCGAGGGCATGTGCTTCTCCCTCCCTTGCCCCGAGGACCCCTTCAACGAGCGCCACGGCAAGAAGCGCAAGGCCGAAGACGCCGCTGACACCAACGACGACCacgacaagaagaagagcaagggtTCCAAGAAGCAGGAGCGGGCCACCGGTCCTAATGCCATACCCGTGCGGAAGAAGGAGACGGGGGAGGACCGGCTGGAGTATGACCGGCCGTCCAAGTTCCTGGTGGTCTGCCTCAACGCCATCCGGGACGGGGCTGGGGCATCcgaggaggacggcggcggcaTCCACGACACCGCCTCCTGGGGCATGGAGCTCTGGAAGTCCTGCGCGGCGTCCCCGCCTTCGGACGTGCTCGACACCAGCTACCAGTACGCCACCCGGGAGCAGACGGCGTGGCTCGTCTCCACGGCCTGCGACATCGTCGCCAGGAAGGAGAAGCTTGGAGTGGTCGTCTCATGCCCCTTCCTCCTCTACCTCGTCCCTTCCCAGGAAAAGGCGGTGCAA GCCCGTTCAATATGTAAACCGTTGAAGTCTCTTGGAATACATTCAGTGAGCTTGCATCCTGGCGCTTCCATAGAACACCAGATTTCTGG ACTAAAGAGCTGCGAGCCCGAGTTTCTTATATCTACCCCGGAGAGGCTCCTTGAACTGGTCTCACTAAAGGCAATTGACATATCGAATGTATCAATGCTG GTCATTGATGGACTAAAGGATTTCATGGACCTTAATATCATCAAAGAACTTTGTTCTATTCGAGGTACCATATCAAGTGATGCACAGGTAACTATATTTAGTGGTCAATGTGACCAGAGTGCGGCAACAGTGGCAAGAAATCTACTACATGGGAGAATTACAAAGCTTAGCACAAATGATTCTGTTACTTCTCGAAGCGCATTTGTAGCACAGCATGTACACTTCTGTACTAAAGGGGAAAAGACATCAAAG GTTAAGGAAATTCTTGAGAATGTTTTAGAAAACCATGCTAGTAAGACAGCAAAGGTTTTGCTAGTGGCCGCGAATGATAATGAAGCGCAGAAACTCTCTTCATCCCttaaactggaaattctcacagTGAATGATGGCTCGCAAGGAAGCACCTTTACCGTATGCAGCAG CATGGGGCTTATCAATGTCCTTGTGAAAGGCTGTGAGAGCTTGGCAACATCAGGCGTGGAGGAATTTGAGATTGTGTTGGTCGCGGACTTGCCTGCTTCATTTGACGATTATGTTGAGATCCTCACCAGGATAGCTCGTCACACGGTTGCAGGGGAGGTGCATGTTATCGTCTCTAAGACTGATGCTGCTCATGCAAAGCCCTTGGCTGATGTTCTTGCAAACAGTGGACAGGCGGTGCCTAAGTTGCTAAGACAATTAATTGACCAGAATCACTCCTGA
- the LOC125551190 gene encoding probable ATP-dependent RNA helicase ddx5 isoform X2 — protein MPKGDDALARKRGKVRRKRMRSSENAVSTRVAAIIASKRRRKTGKRRGCEGMCFSLPCPEDPFNERHGKKRKAEDAADTNDDHDKKKSKGSKKQERATGPNAIPVRKKETGEDRLEYDRPSKFLVVCLNAIRDGAGASEEDGGGIHDTASWGMELWKSCAASPPSDVLDTSYQYATREQTAWLVSTACDIVARKEKLGVVVSCPFLLYLVPSQEKAVQVRSICKPLKSLGIHSVSLHPGASIEHQISGLKSCEPEFLISTPERLLELVSLKAIDISNVSMLVIDGLKDFMDLNIIKELCSIRGTISSDAQVTIFSGQCDQSAATVARNLLHGRITKLSTNDSVTSRSAFVAQHVHFCTKGEKTSKVKEILENVLENHASKTAKVLLVAANDNEAQKLSSSLKLEILTVNDGSQGSTFTVCSSMGLINVLVKGCESLATSGVEEFEIVLVADLPASFDDYVEILTRIARHTVAGEVHVIVSKTDAAHAKPLADVLANSGQAVPKLLRQLIDQNHS, from the exons ATGCCAAAGGGCGACGACGCGCTCGCGCGGAAGCGCGGGAAGGTGCGCCGCAAGCGGATGCGCAGCAGCGAGAACGCCGTCTCCACGCGCGTCGCCGCCATCATCGCCTCCAAGCGCCGCCGCAAGACCGGCAAGCGCCGCGGCTGCGAGGGCATGTGCTTCTCCCTCCCTTGCCCCGAGGACCCCTTCAACGAGCGCCACGGCAAGAAGCGCAAGGCCGAAGACGCCGCTGACACCAACGACGACCacgacaagaagaagagcaagggtTCCAAGAAGCAGGAGCGGGCCACCGGTCCTAATGCCATACCCGTGCGGAAGAAGGAGACGGGGGAGGACCGGCTGGAGTATGACCGGCCGTCCAAGTTCCTGGTGGTCTGCCTCAACGCCATCCGGGACGGGGCTGGGGCATCcgaggaggacggcggcggcaTCCACGACACCGCCTCCTGGGGCATGGAGCTCTGGAAGTCCTGCGCGGCGTCCCCGCCTTCGGACGTGCTCGACACCAGCTACCAGTACGCCACCCGGGAGCAGACGGCGTGGCTCGTCTCCACGGCCTGCGACATCGTCGCCAGGAAGGAGAAGCTTGGAGTGGTCGTCTCATGCCCCTTCCTCCTCTACCTCGTCCCTTCCCAGGAAAAGGCGGTGCAAGTG CGTTCAATATGTAAACCGTTGAAGTCTCTTGGAATACATTCAGTGAGCTTGCATCCTGGCGCTTCCATAGAACACCAGATTTCTGG ACTAAAGAGCTGCGAGCCCGAGTTTCTTATATCTACCCCGGAGAGGCTCCTTGAACTGGTCTCACTAAAGGCAATTGACATATCGAATGTATCAATGCTG GTCATTGATGGACTAAAGGATTTCATGGACCTTAATATCATCAAAGAACTTTGTTCTATTCGAGGTACCATATCAAGTGATGCACAGGTAACTATATTTAGTGGTCAATGTGACCAGAGTGCGGCAACAGTGGCAAGAAATCTACTACATGGGAGAATTACAAAGCTTAGCACAAATGATTCTGTTACTTCTCGAAGCGCATTTGTAGCACAGCATGTACACTTCTGTACTAAAGGGGAAAAGACATCAAAG GTTAAGGAAATTCTTGAGAATGTTTTAGAAAACCATGCTAGTAAGACAGCAAAGGTTTTGCTAGTGGCCGCGAATGATAATGAAGCGCAGAAACTCTCTTCATCCCttaaactggaaattctcacagTGAATGATGGCTCGCAAGGAAGCACCTTTACCGTATGCAGCAG CATGGGGCTTATCAATGTCCTTGTGAAAGGCTGTGAGAGCTTGGCAACATCAGGCGTGGAGGAATTTGAGATTGTGTTGGTCGCGGACTTGCCTGCTTCATTTGACGATTATGTTGAGATCCTCACCAGGATAGCTCGTCACACGGTTGCAGGGGAGGTGCATGTTATCGTCTCTAAGACTGATGCTGCTCATGCAAAGCCCTTGGCTGATGTTCTTGCAAACAGTGGACAGGCGGTGCCTAAGTTGCTAAGACAATTAATTGACCAGAATCACTCCTGA
- the LOC125551194 gene encoding protein GRAVITROPIC IN THE LIGHT 1-like: protein MIRPGSKESQIYDNNSQKVYPQPIDETMNQNMDTMDSMIGRIFNNISSLKAAYIQLQEAHTPYDPDKIQTADKLVIDELTRLSELKHTYREKNPKPVAASPQDSRLLSEIQEQQNLLKTYEVMVKKFQSQIQNRDTEITLLQQQIDEAKHRKSKLEKKLKQRGLLNKESEESDEEENYFSIELTPSLFTSAADNAYQSIHDFSKPLINMMKAAGWDLDAAANAIEPDVVYTRRAHKKYAFESYICQRMFSGFHEESFSIKAATASVSNEAFFHQFLAVRAMDPLDVLSQNPDSVFGKFCRSKYLLLVHQKMEGSFFGNMDQRNYVMSGGHPRTAFYQAFLKLAKSIWLLHRLAYSFDPKVRVFQVKKGSEFSEIHMESVVKNMVLDESADRPKVGLMVMPGFLIGTSVIQARVYLSDVKYAD from the coding sequence ATGATCCGACCAGGCTCCAAGGAGTCACAAATTTATGATAACAATAGTCAGAAAGTTTATCCTCAGCCaattgatgaaactatgaatCAGAACATGGACACGATGGACAGTATGATTGGAAGGATATTCAACAACATATCCTCTTTAAAAGCTGCATACATTCAGCTGCAGGAAGCTCACACCCCTTATGACCCGGACAAGATCCAAACTGCTGATAAGCTTGTCATAGATGAGCTCACGAGGCTTTCAGAACTCAAGCATACTTACAGAGAGAAAAATCCTAAGCCAGTAGCAGCATCACCTCAAGATTCACGCTTGCTTTCTGAAATACAGGAGCAGCAGAACTTGCTAAAGACATATGAGGTCATGGTGAAGAAGTTCCAGTCACAGATCCAGAATAGAGATACCGAGATTACCCTTTTACAGCAGCAAATCGATGAGGCGAAGCATCGGAAAtcaaagctggagaagaaattgaAACAGAGGGGCTTACTTAACAAAGAATCTGAGGAATCTGATGAAGAAGAGAACTACTTCTCTATTGAGCTGACACCAAGTTTATTTACATCTGCTGCTGATAATGCATACCAATCAATACACGATTTCTCAAAGCCCTTGATCAACATGATGAAAGCTGCTGGGTGGGATCTCGATGCGGCTGCTAACGCAATTGAACCTGATGTAGTTTACACAAGGAGAGCTCATAAGAAGTATGCATTTGAGTCCTATATCTGCCAAAGAATGTTCAGTGGTTTCCATGAAGAGAGCTTTTCCATCAAGGCTGCTACTGCCAGTGTGTCCAATGAGGCTTTCTTCCACCAGTTCCTTGCAGTGCGAGCCATGGATCCTCTTGATGTATTGAGCCAGAACCCAGATTCGGTTTTCGGGAAGTTCTGCAGAAGCAAATACCTGTTACTTGTGCATCAAAAAATGGAAGGCTCTTTCTTCGGTAACATGGATCAGAGAAACTACGTCATGAGCGGTGGCCATCCAAGGACAGCTTTCTATCAGGCATTTCTCAAGTTGGCGAAGTCCATATGGTTATTGCATAGGCTGGCATACTCTTTCGATCCAAAGGTCAGGGTCTTCCAAGTGAAAAAGGGAAGCGAGTTCTCGGAGATTCACATGGAAAGTGTGGTGAAGAACATGGTCTTGGATGAAAGTGCCGACAGGCCTAAAGTAGGTTTAATGGTGATGCCTGGTTTCTTGATTGGGACTAGCGTCATACAGGCCCGAGTGTACCTTTCAGATGTTAAATATGCTGACTGA